The following DNA comes from Microbacterium terregens.
TTCGCGATCTCCGTGCCGGGCGTGACGATCACCGAAGCCGTCGGCCTGCTGATCGCCCTTCTCGTGCTGATCGTGACCTTCCGTTCGTTCGTCGTCGCAGGCCTGCCCCTGCTGACGGCGATCATCGGCGTCGGGCTCTCGATCGCGCTGATCTTCCTCTCCACGGCGTTCGCGAGCATCTCCTCCACCACCCCGCTGCTGGCACTCATGCTCGGGCTCGCCGTCGGGATCGACTACGCCCTGTTCATCGTCGCCCGACATCAGGATCAGGTGCGTGACGGGATGGACCCCGAGGAGTCCGCCGCGCGGGCGACGGGGACGGCCGGCTCCGCCGTCGTCTTCGCCGGCGTCACCGTGCTCATCGCGCTGATCGGACTGTCGTTCGCCGGCATCCCGTTCCTGACGACGATGGGCATCGCCGCCGCCGCCGCCGTCGCGATCGCCGTTCTCGTGGCGCTCACCCTCACCCCCGCGATGCTGGGGTTCCTGAAGGGCCGCGTCGCGGGCTGGCCGAAGCGCCCGCGCAAGAAGAAGGCCCAGACCACTCCTCGGCGCGGATTCGCCGAGCGGTGGGTCGGACTCATCACGAAGCATCCGGTCGTGACGACCGTCTCCGTCGTACTCACCCTCGGGATCATGGCGATCCCCGCGGCAAGCCTGGCCCTCGCCCTGCCCAACGCCGGAATGCTGCCGCAGGACAACGAAGCCCGCCAGAGCTACGACCTGGTGGCCGAGGAGTTCGGACCCGGCTTCAACGGGCCGATCATCCTCACCGGGACGATCGTGACCTCCACCGATCCGGTGGGTCTGATGAGCGACCTCGCCGACGACGTGGAGAGCCTGCCCGGCGTCGAGACGGTCGCCCTCGCGACGCCCAACGAGACCGCGGACACCGGCATCGTGCAGCTGGTCCCCACGACCGCGCCCGATGACCCCGCCACGGCGGAACTCGTGCGGGAGCTCCGCGACCAGCACGACCGCTGGCTGGACGATTTCGGCATCGACGTCACGGTCACCGGGTTCACGGCGGTCGCGATCGACATCTCCGATCAGCTGGGCGCCGCCCTCCTGCCTTTCGGCATCTTCGTCGTCGGTCTCTCGCTCGTGCTCCTGACGATCGTGTTCCGCTCGATCGCCGTGCCGATCAAGGCCGCCCTCGGCTACCTCCTGTCCGTCGCGGCCGCGTTCGGCGTCGTCGCGGCGGTGTTCGAGTTGGGCTGGCTCGCCGACCTCCTGCACGTGACGCGGACCGGTCCGATCATCAGCTTCATGCCGATCGTGCTGATGGGTGTGCTCTTCGGCCTCGCCATGGACTACGAGGTGTTCCTGGTCTCGCGCATGCGCGAGGACTACGTGCACGCCCGCCGCACCGGTGCGACACGCGCTGAATCGCGCGCGATCGCGCTCGGCGCGGTGAAGTCCGGCTTCACCTCCTCCGCGCGCGTCGTCACCGCGGCGGCGCTGATCATGTTCGCCGTCTTCGTCGCCTTCGTGCCCGAGGGAGATGCCTCGCTCAAGCCGATCGCACTCGGTCTGGCCGTCGGCATCGTCATCGACGCGTTCCTGGTCCGCATGACGCTCACCCCTGCCGTGATGGCGCTGCTCGGGGATCGCGCGTGGTGGCTGCCGAAGTGGCTGGACCGGGTCGTTCCCCACTTCGACATCGAGGGCGAGGCCGTCCAGCGCGAACTCGCGCTCACCGACTGGCCCGAACCGGGCTCTACGGCGGCGGTCGTCGCGGCCGACCTGTCCGTGAGTGCCGGCGATGTCCACCTCGTCGACGGCGTCGGACTTCGCGTCGAGAAGGGCGGCGCCCTGATCGTGACCGCGAAGGACGCGCGCGGACCTCGTGCGCTGCTGCTCGCCCTGGCGGGCCGCGCCCCGCTCGTAGGACGCGCCCGCGTCGGCGGGCACCTGCTGCCCGGCCGCGAGGCGTGGGTGCGGGCACACGTCGCCGTCGCGCTGCTGGACGGCTCCGCGCAGCCGGTGCGCGACCTGCGCCGCGCCCTCGCCGGCGCACCCCGCATCCTGGTGATCGACGGCCTCGACGCCCTGACTCCGGCTGCCGTGCACGATCAGGCCGCCGCAGCGCTGAGGGATGCCGCATCCGCCACCCCGGGAATGAGCCTTGTCGTCGCGTGCGCCCACCCCGACGCCGCTCGCGCGCTGCTCGCGGACGCGGGCTGGCCGGACGCGCCGGTCCTCGACGTCACGGTGACCACGCGGGCTCACCCGGCGAGCTCCCTCGATTCGATCCCCCCGCGGCCGACGGCCGTTCCCACGACAGAGGTGCACGCATGACCCTCCACATCGAACGGGCGCGTTCGCGCCGCCCGATCACCTGGCTGACGCTCGTCGGCGTCCTGCTGCTGCCGGTGCTGATCGGCGGCATCCTCGTCGCCGCCCTGTACAACCCGGCTGAGCGGCTCGACAGCATGAGCGCCGCGATCGTGAACGAGGACGAGCCCGTCACGATCGATGACCAGTACATCCCGCTCGGGCGCCAGCTGACCGCGGGCCTGGTCGAGGGTTCCGACGAGATCGCCAGCAACCTCGACTGGTCGATCTCCAACTCCGAGGACGCGGCCGCGGGCCTCGCCGACGGCACGTACCAGGCGGTGGTGACGATCCCGCAGAACTTCTCGGCGGCCGCGACCTCCACCGCTCCCGGCGGCACCCCCGAGCAGGCCACCATCGAGGTGGCCACGCCCCCCGACTCCAAGGTCGTCGACGACGCCATCACTGCCCAGGTGACCTCGGCCGCGGCATCCATCATGGGCCAGCAGCTGTCGCAGGTGTACCTCGAGAACGTGTTCCTCGGCTTCACGACTCTCGGCGACCAGCTCGGCGAAGCGGCCGACGGGGCCACCCAGCTCGCGGACGGAGCCACCCAGGCGGCGTCCGGCGCCACCGCCCTCGCGGGCGGCACGGCGCAGCTGAGCAGCGGCGCGTCCGCCCTCGCATCCGGCGCGAACGAGCTGGGGGCCGGACTCGACACGATCGCCGGCGGCATCCGCTCGGCGTCATCCGGCGCGACGCAGCTCGCCGACGGGGTGAACTCCGGCGCGGCGACGATCGAAGCCGACGGCATCGTCCCGCAGCAGCTCAGCGACCTGGCCGCCCAGTCGGCGGGCGCCACCTCGGGCGCAGCGAACCTCGCGGGCGGCGTCGCCGCCTCGGTCGGCGCGCTTGCCGCGCAATGCGCGACCGTCAGCACGGACACCGCGTTCTGCGAGAGCCTTGCGACCGCGGCGGCCGATGCGACCGCGGCGGCGCAGACCGCGGGCGGCGCCGCGCAGGCCGCCGGTGGAACGTCGTACGCGCTGGGACAGTTCGACACCGCGGCCAGCGCGCAGTTCGCGTCGCAGTTCCGCACGATCGGGTCCAACGTCGGCGCGCTCTCGGGCGGGCTCGAGCAGCTCGCGGGCGGCACCGACCAGTCGGCTGCGGGGGCACGGCAACTGAGCTCGGGTGCGACGCAGCTCGCGGGAGGCATCGACGAGGCAGGGACGGGAGCGACCTCGCTCGCGGATGGCGTCGCCCAGCTGGCCAGCGGGACGGCGACCCTCGCGGATGGCCTGGATCAGGCATCCGCCGCCGTTCCCTCGTACACCGACGCGGATGCGACCAGCCTCGCGACGGTCGTCTCGGATCCAGTGACGACCGATGGCGTCGGCTCGTCGCTGTTCGGCGCGTCGGCGGTGCCTCTGCTGTCGACACTCGCGCTCTGGTTCGGCGGCCTCGGCACGTTCGTGGCCCTGCAGGCGGCATCGCGACGCGCTCTCACCTCGCGGTCGCCGTCCGGCCTGCTCGCGCTGCGCGGGCTCGCGCCGGCCGCGGTGCTCGGTGCCGTGCAGGGACTCCTCGTCGCGGGCGTCGTGCAACTGGCGGCGTCGTATGACTGGGGACAGTGGTCGATGTTCGCCGCGCTCTGCGTGATCGCCGGCATCGCCTTCGCCGCGGTCAACCAGGCTCTGGTCGCCGTGTTCGGTGGCGCAGGGCGGTGGCTGGCCGCCCTCGTCGGCGTGCTGGCGGTCGCGACCGGAGTGGTCTCGACGGTGCCGGGCGTACTGGCGGATACCGCAGCACTGCTGCCGACCGCCCCGGCGTACAACGGGATGCTGGCCGCATTGACGGATGCCGCGGGCCTCGGCGCCGGCATCGCGGGGCTTCTGATCTGGTCACTGCTCGCGTTCATCGCGACGACCCTCGCCGTGGCGCGGCGACGCGTGGCGAACGCGCGAGACCTGCTCGCGGCATCCCCCGCCCCCGCGTAGCGGCCCCGAGCCTCCGGGGCTCCCGTTGACCCCGGCCCGGGGGTTGGGGGAGTTCCCTGTCGTGCGGGCTCCCTGTTCCGGGGGTTGGGGCTCCCCTGTCACAACCTGCAACCCGCACCGGCACATTGCGACAGGCGAACCGATGGGCCGCACCCCGCGCCGCTCACCCCGCGCCCTACCCCGGGGGCTCCCCTTTCCCGGACCCTGGGGGCTCCACTGTCACAACCTGCGACCCACACCGGCACATTGCGACAGGCCAACCGATAGGCCGAACCCCGCGCCACTCACCCAGACCTTCACCGCGGGGGCTCCCCTGTCGCAAGCTGCGACCCGCGCGGGCGTGTTGCGACAGGCGAGCTCTGAGAGCGACGGGCGAGGGATGCCGAGACCGCGGCAACCGGGACGAACGACCGCGCGACTCAGCACGCCACACCAACGACCGCGCGACTCAGCACCGCGCGACTCACCGCGCCACATGAACGACCGCGCGACTCAGCTCAGGCCGGAGTACGCGTGCAGGCCCTTGAAGAACATGTTCACGATCGTGAAGTTGAACATCACGGCGGCGAAGCCGATGATCGACAGCCACGCCGACCGCGACCCGCGCCAGCCGCGCGTCGCGCGGGCGTGGATGTATCCGGCGTAGAGCACCCAGATGACGAAGGTCCACACTTCCTTCGTGTCGAAGCCCCAGTACCGACCCCAGGCGTCGTTGGCCCAGATCGACCCGGCGATGAGCGTGAAGGTCCAGAAGATGAAGCCGATGATCGCGAACCGGTACGCGATCGACTCGAGGGCGTCGCTGCCGGGCAGCGTGCGAAGGAACCGCGGCCCCGTCTTCGGTACGGCGGCGTCGCCGGTCGCGGCATCCGCCATGCCGATCTTGCGCTCGCGACGCGCCTGCATCAGCTGCAGCACCGAGAGCCCGAAGGCCAGCGCGAACAGCGCCGTCGCCAGCGAGGCCACGAAGACGTGGATCACCAGCCAGATGCTCTTGAGCGGGTCCATCAGCGGCGAGATCTCGACATAGAACGCCAGCGCCGCGCCGCCCAGCAACAGCACCACCATGCCGGTGATGAACGAGCCGAGGAACCGCAGGTCGTAGCGCAGGAGCGAGACGAGGTACACCGCGACGATGAGCATGGTGCCCGTCAGGGCGAACTCGTACATGTTCGACCACGGAACGCGCGATGCCGCGATGCCGCGGGTGACGTCTCCGGCGACGTGGAAGAGGAAGCCGAGCACCGTCAGCGCAGTGCCGATGCGCGCCCAGATCAGCCGCGGGCGCTGGCTCGGACGCGCGGTGAACGCCCGCTCCGCGGCACGTTCCTGATCGCGCATCCGTGCACCGGCTGCCCGGCCGGCGGGTGCGGCGACGGATGCCGCGGCCGATGCCCCGACGGACACGAGCTCGCGCTCGCGGGTCGCCTCGTCCTGCGCGTCGACGGCGCTCGCGCCGCGGCGCGCCAGGTCGACGGCATAAGTGATGAACGCGAGCGCGTAGATCGCGATCGCGGTCCACACGAGCAGCACGGAGACCGTGTCGAGCGAGAGGGGTGTGCCAGGCATGGATTCAGTCTACGCGGGGCGGATCGTCGGATCCCTGGGCGGACTGCGCCCCTGCGGAGGCGGAACCGGAGCCGGAGCCGGAACCGGAACCTGAGGCGGCGCCGGAGCCCGAAGCGAAACTGGAAGCGGCTCCGGAGCCGGAACCTCGCTCGCCCGCGGAACCCCCGCCGCGCCCGGCCGCAGGGCTCGGCTCGCCCGCCGGCGCGGACACCTGCTCGCGCAGCAGCGGCTCCAGCGAGGTGGTGTGCTTCACGACGATCTGGTCCAGCGCCGCGGCGATGGTCGGGTCCTCGCCGCGTGCGAGTCCGGCGTACTCGAGCCGCAGCGTGTGCCCGTCGGCGGTGGCCTTGACCCAGATCCGGCGGCGCGGGATGAACAGGGCGGCGAGCAGCCCCAGTACCGCGAGCACGGCGAAGGCGAGGACCCACGTGGCCGCGGCATCCCGATGGACCGACAACGACACGAATCGCTTGACGGACTGGTCGTAGCCCTCGGCGCCCGCGGGCGCCTCGTTCTCGAACGTGATCGTGCCCAGGCCGTCCGGCAGCTCGGCCGTCTGGCCGGGTGCGAGTTCGATCGACCCGACGTCGACGGCCCGCCCGGTGAGCTGGGTCATGCCGGTCGGGTCGAGGGTGTACACCGAGCGGGGCGTGCCATCGTCGATGCCGAGGTCGCCGGCGTAGACGTCGAGAGTGACGACCGGGTTGACGAGTGCGGGATACGCGGACGTGAACGCACCGGTGGTCAACGGCGCCTGTGTCGGGTAGAAGAAGCCGACGAGCCCCAGTTGTTCGGGCATGCCGTCGGGCACCTTGATGACCCCGAGGGATGTCATGTTCGTGTCCTGCGGCAGGAAGGGCACCGACTCCGAGAACACGGTCGTGCCCGCGGCATCCCTGATCGTGATCGTCGGCGCGTATCCGTTGCCCATCAGGTAGACCCGGTCGCCCTCGATCTCGAGCGGATGGTTGACGCGCACCTCACCCTGCACCGGCTCCTGGCCCGCGAGCTGCGTCGTCAGATGCGCGATGAAGTCGCCCGCCTGACCCGCACCCTGCGTGCCCGAGGGCTGGTA
Coding sequences within:
- a CDS encoding MMPL family transporter; this encodes MSTLLYALGRWSYRHSWRVLVAWLLLLGIAGAGAVTLGQGTDNSFSIPGTESQAGIEQLARTFPQASGTSAQMIVVTADDAPIGQSPYDSAIADSIADLEDLDGILAVTDPFSEIVNGQVSKGGDAAIVRMQFDGQSTDVPPATKTALQDAAAELREALPTGSVVELGGDLFAISVPGVTITEAVGLLIALLVLIVTFRSFVVAGLPLLTAIIGVGLSIALIFLSTAFASISSTTPLLALMLGLAVGIDYALFIVARHQDQVRDGMDPEESAARATGTAGSAVVFAGVTVLIALIGLSFAGIPFLTTMGIAAAAAVAIAVLVALTLTPAMLGFLKGRVAGWPKRPRKKKAQTTPRRGFAERWVGLITKHPVVTTVSVVLTLGIMAIPAASLALALPNAGMLPQDNEARQSYDLVAEEFGPGFNGPIILTGTIVTSTDPVGLMSDLADDVESLPGVETVALATPNETADTGIVQLVPTTAPDDPATAELVRELRDQHDRWLDDFGIDVTVTGFTAVAIDISDQLGAALLPFGIFVVGLSLVLLTIVFRSIAVPIKAALGYLLSVAAAFGVVAAVFELGWLADLLHVTRTGPIISFMPIVLMGVLFGLAMDYEVFLVSRMREDYVHARRTGATRAESRAIALGAVKSGFTSSARVVTAAALIMFAVFVAFVPEGDASLKPIALGLAVGIVIDAFLVRMTLTPAVMALLGDRAWWLPKWLDRVVPHFDIEGEAVQRELALTDWPEPGSTAAVVAADLSVSAGDVHLVDGVGLRVEKGGALIVTAKDARGPRALLLALAGRAPLVGRARVGGHLLPGREAWVRAHVAVALLDGSAQPVRDLRRALAGAPRILVIDGLDALTPAAVHDQAAAALRDAASATPGMSLVVACAHPDAARALLADAGWPDAPVLDVTVTTRAHPASSLDSIPPRPTAVPTTEVHA
- a CDS encoding YhgE/Pip family protein, producing the protein MTLHIERARSRRPITWLTLVGVLLLPVLIGGILVAALYNPAERLDSMSAAIVNEDEPVTIDDQYIPLGRQLTAGLVEGSDEIASNLDWSISNSEDAAAGLADGTYQAVVTIPQNFSAAATSTAPGGTPEQATIEVATPPDSKVVDDAITAQVTSAAASIMGQQLSQVYLENVFLGFTTLGDQLGEAADGATQLADGATQAASGATALAGGTAQLSSGASALASGANELGAGLDTIAGGIRSASSGATQLADGVNSGAATIEADGIVPQQLSDLAAQSAGATSGAANLAGGVAASVGALAAQCATVSTDTAFCESLATAAADATAAAQTAGGAAQAAGGTSYALGQFDTAASAQFASQFRTIGSNVGALSGGLEQLAGGTDQSAAGARQLSSGATQLAGGIDEAGTGATSLADGVAQLASGTATLADGLDQASAAVPSYTDADATSLATVVSDPVTTDGVGSSLFGASAVPLLSTLALWFGGLGTFVALQAASRRALTSRSPSGLLALRGLAPAAVLGAVQGLLVAGVVQLAASYDWGQWSMFAALCVIAGIAFAAVNQALVAVFGGAGRWLAALVGVLAVATGVVSTVPGVLADTAALLPTAPAYNGMLAALTDAAGLGAGIAGLLIWSLLAFIATTLAVARRRVANARDLLAASPAPA
- the ccsB gene encoding c-type cytochrome biogenesis protein CcsB produces the protein MPGTPLSLDTVSVLLVWTAIAIYALAFITYAVDLARRGASAVDAQDEATRERELVSVGASAAASVAAPAGRAAGARMRDQERAAERAFTARPSQRPRLIWARIGTALTVLGFLFHVAGDVTRGIAASRVPWSNMYEFALTGTMLIVAVYLVSLLRYDLRFLGSFITGMVVLLLGGAALAFYVEISPLMDPLKSIWLVIHVFVASLATALFALAFGLSVLQLMQARRERKIGMADAATGDAAVPKTGPRFLRTLPGSDALESIAYRFAIIGFIFWTFTLIAGSIWANDAWGRYWGFDTKEVWTFVIWVLYAGYIHARATRGWRGSRSAWLSIIGFAAVMFNFTIVNMFFKGLHAYSGLS
- the resB gene encoding cytochrome c biogenesis protein ResB, whose amino-acid sequence is MSRSRSEAAGTPEPTEGTLRPADHADSVAASSDIAQPALGPVGWLRWGWRQLTSMRTALVLLLLLAIAAVPGSIVPQRSADPNGVTQYFADNPDLAPILDNLQLFDVYSSIWFSSIYILLFVSLIGCVIPRSRHHWKALRARPPRTPARLERLADHRAATVELAPGADAAAAAATAVDVAAAQLRSGGYRVERYDARGTLSVSAERGYARETGNLVFHTALIGVLVAVGLGGGYTYTGQGVIVEGGTFVNTMLDYTSFNPGRFVDEEQLAPYSMTLDEFSVTYQPSGTQGAGQAGDFIAHLTTQLAGQEPVQGEVRVNHPLEIEGDRVYLMGNGYAPTITIRDAAGTTVFSESVPFLPQDTNMTSLGVIKVPDGMPEQLGLVGFFYPTQAPLTTGAFTSAYPALVNPVVTLDVYAGDLGIDDGTPRSVYTLDPTGMTQLTGRAVDVGSIELAPGQTAELPDGLGTITFENEAPAGAEGYDQSVKRFVSLSVHRDAAATWVLAFAVLAVLGLLAALFIPRRRIWVKATADGHTLRLEYAGLARGEDPTIAAALDQIVVKHTTSLEPLLREQVSAPAGEPSPAAGRGGGSAGERGSGSGAASSFASGSGAASGSGSGSGSGSASAGAQSAQGSDDPPRVD